In Mycoplasmopsis fermentans PG18, one genomic interval encodes:
- a CDS encoding phosphotransferase: MKVLIKKGHTNISYRDENKFIQEKILNKFNHKLEYSLLKDFSFTPKLISQNDKEITWEYIDGKEYWNDDNNIKEVAQNLKILHNSKLNFPASNHAARIKEYRKIIQEKKLKIKVLNDFYKFINMTLSKMRKDTPLHNDLWFFNMIVKNKKVYFIDWEYASLGDKHFELAYYIEANELDKKQEKLFLDTYGEYNLVYLLRHKILVNYIVVLWANAQKILPFETTKYEQRIYELYKQFKDLLAS, encoded by the coding sequence ATGAAAGTTTTAATTAAAAAAGGACATACTAACATTTCATATCGAGATGAAAATAAGTTTATTCAAGAAAAAATTTTAAATAAATTTAATCACAAATTAGAATACAGTTTATTAAAAGATTTTAGTTTTACACCAAAACTTATTAGCCAAAATGACAAAGAAATCACTTGAGAATATATTGATGGTAAAGAATACTGAAATGATGATAATAATATAAAGGAAGTAGCTCAAAATTTAAAAATTTTACACAATTCAAAACTTAATTTTCCTGCTTCTAATCATGCAGCTAGAATTAAAGAATATCGCAAAATTATTCAAGAAAAGAAACTTAAAATTAAAGTGTTGAATGATTTTTATAAATTTATTAATATGACACTTTCAAAAATGAGAAAAGATACTCCTCTGCATAATGATCTCTGATTTTTTAACATGATAGTTAAAAATAAAAAAGTATATTTTATTGACTGAGAATATGCTTCGCTAGGTGATAAACATTTTGAACTTGCTTATTATATTGAAGCAAATGAGTTAGACAAAAAACAAGAAAAATTATTTTTAGATACCTATGGCGAATATAATTTAGTTTATCTTTTAAGACACAAAATATTGGTTAATTATATCGTTGTTTTATGAGCAAATGCTCAAAAAATATTGCCCTTTGAAACTACTAAATATGAGCAAAGAATTTATGAATTATATAAACAATTTAAGGACCTGCTTGCAAGCTAA
- a CDS encoding AAA domain-containing protein — MSNNEEKQYQSILDNLLDVSPNDSAVFTRVNNKFAFDFYTIFGPESFSKIYNNKNFDIPILEVNLIRICNLLEEANTYEEIIKILEENNIEVSEKRNSQLKKNPLGIKNNIINELKVNFQKQSLKWKLFLNKANEINTETNIWPMHLGFLFVKLVIDDKAVYGPLFLKEVYLEIRNARPYLVSNGDIKINEKLLFLLSNAGFDLNISENYGDWSIKELIKYLNEEWKDIYNFNLDLNQPFKRWIPEAIGNQAMEFEPGVVLGLFQPSGGYARNRMLEIIKNKELNKILDIEFNKNIYKNRVKQTIYNPKTSIFKITPTNYSQDKAIASSLNQNTIIWGPPGTGKSQTIVNILTNLLVYGKNSLVCSQKKAALEVIKNRMGALKIFCLFMLNSKNMNKKNFYLPLREYLDYLENYDDNPNLKPLRIINQKDIRFVNNIANFSSDPRFVNITQALAKVHNNWSSFSQEIWNAILKLPKNILYPAEFHFDDSKALTNDMLRINKMKFKFWHFKNWLIKLTAQKMFNTFKEFQGNLNDSVQVLKNLKQEDFEFLNDLINILPSNNTQETSDENELKKFIAQGIIKRINKFTDEEKDQYSEFAATIRLGTLEPYKFIKRFPNMIKKIFPIVIVTPEADLSAWNKGEFDYAILDESSQIFLEKGLPVLYLAKIKILAGDDQQMKPSNWFGVRVSDDESIYGKVDSLLDFAKSLGVYSVLLDKNYRSNYASLMTFSSKYFYKSTLDVIDSANMEANFKPIEVHEVNGLWENNQNTVEADLAIKLIKENINKYNKIILLCFNAKQQDSITTSIFKNHPELEKAINNGNLLLRNIENIQGDEADLVIASVAYDKDTAIHSTYVGRPGGMNALNVAVSRAKDKMIVIKSLKSSDLTIMTGNEDAIMFKHWLEFLELSDIERKNFLHLEDEEQNNNQLQTIETEPVEVENSLLNQEIKSTILEAIKDKPYLKLIPNETLGTLKVDYVLRRKHEPIMTFMIDDYKYVNNPEDFVIFKDLCKFIRSKKYIVYKLDRILWEDKKEEILETINSIEPVDMTQVVEVTKEIPTTQLEILEATNQEIKEANEVIEEENQVKAIIINENSQVINVNEEDFISQEHSDTIIVEEIKEVPVLDNEKKDETIEEVLEKISQDRENTKTQEIEKSKENTKVVEAIKKEETAQDTITLNAEKTQEVGFIKDEATMVIELNVEEQNEQIQSVSHSTENTIKQGETKNIEAENAIEEQEKTLDQLIEEGDKIKQSDYLEREEVPVKDFEESTKEWESILTQEIETKEQTETQNLNAN; from the coding sequence ATGTCAAACAATGAAGAAAAACAATATCAAAGTATTCTAGACAATTTACTAGATGTTAGTCCAAATGACAGTGCAGTATTTACTAGAGTAAATAACAAATTTGCTTTTGATTTTTATACTATTTTTGGACCTGAAAGTTTTAGCAAAATTTACAACAATAAAAACTTTGACATACCTATTCTTGAAGTTAATTTGATCAGAATTTGTAATTTACTTGAAGAAGCAAATACATATGAAGAAATTATTAAAATTCTTGAAGAAAACAATATTGAAGTAAGTGAAAAACGTAATAGTCAATTAAAGAAAAATCCTCTTGGAATTAAAAATAACATTATTAATGAATTAAAAGTTAATTTTCAAAAACAATCATTAAAATGAAAGTTATTCTTAAATAAAGCTAATGAAATTAACACTGAAACTAACATTTGACCTATGCACTTAGGTTTCTTATTTGTTAAATTAGTTATTGACGATAAAGCTGTTTATGGTCCTTTATTTTTAAAAGAAGTTTATTTAGAAATTAGAAATGCTAGACCATATTTAGTTTCAAATGGTGACATTAAAATTAATGAAAAATTGCTATTCTTATTAAGTAATGCAGGTTTTGATTTAAATATCTCGGAAAACTATGGTGATTGATCAATTAAAGAATTAATTAAATATTTAAATGAAGAATGAAAAGATATTTACAACTTTAACTTAGACTTAAATCAACCTTTCAAACGTTGAATTCCCGAAGCTATTGGCAACCAAGCGATGGAATTTGAACCAGGCGTAGTTTTAGGCTTATTCCAACCAAGTGGTGGCTATGCCAGAAATAGAATGCTTGAAATAATTAAGAATAAAGAATTGAACAAAATTTTAGATATAGAATTTAACAAAAACATCTATAAAAATAGGGTAAAACAAACAATTTACAACCCTAAAACATCTATTTTTAAAATTACACCTACCAACTATTCTCAAGATAAAGCTATAGCTTCAAGCTTAAATCAAAACACAATTATTTGAGGTCCTCCAGGTACAGGAAAAAGCCAAACTATTGTTAATATTTTGACTAACCTTTTAGTTTATGGCAAAAATTCTTTAGTTTGTTCTCAAAAGAAAGCGGCTCTTGAAGTTATTAAAAATAGAATGGGCGCTTTAAAAATCTTTTGTCTTTTCATGCTTAATTCAAAAAACATGAACAAAAAGAATTTCTACTTGCCTCTTAGAGAATATTTAGATTATTTAGAAAACTATGATGATAATCCTAATTTAAAACCATTAAGAATCATTAACCAAAAAGATATTCGTTTTGTTAACAATATAGCTAATTTCAGTAGTGATCCACGTTTTGTTAATATCACTCAAGCTTTAGCTAAAGTTCATAATAATTGATCATCATTTTCACAAGAAATCTGAAATGCAATTTTAAAATTGCCTAAAAATATTTTATATCCAGCCGAATTTCACTTTGATGATTCAAAAGCTTTAACTAATGACATGCTTAGAATTAACAAAATGAAATTCAAATTCTGACATTTCAAAAACTGATTAATTAAATTAACAGCCCAAAAAATGTTTAACACATTTAAAGAATTTCAAGGAAATTTAAATGATTCAGTTCAAGTTTTAAAAAACTTAAAGCAAGAAGACTTTGAATTTTTAAATGATTTAATAAACATTTTGCCTTCTAATAATACTCAAGAAACTAGCGATGAAAATGAATTAAAGAAATTTATTGCTCAAGGTATTATTAAACGAATTAACAAATTTACTGATGAAGAAAAAGATCAATACTCAGAATTTGCAGCCACAATTAGATTAGGAACATTAGAACCTTACAAGTTTATTAAGCGTTTTCCTAATATGATTAAAAAGATTTTCCCTATTGTAATTGTGACACCTGAAGCTGACTTAAGTGCCTGAAATAAAGGCGAATTTGACTATGCAATCCTAGATGAATCAAGCCAAATTTTCCTTGAAAAAGGTTTACCAGTATTATATTTAGCAAAAATTAAAATTCTTGCTGGTGATGATCAACAAATGAAACCAAGTAACTGATTTGGTGTCAGAGTTAGTGATGACGAAAGCATTTATGGAAAAGTAGATAGCCTTCTAGACTTTGCTAAAAGTCTTGGAGTTTATAGTGTGCTTTTAGACAAAAACTATCGTTCAAATTATGCTTCACTGATGACTTTTAGCTCTAAATACTTCTACAAAAGTACTTTGGATGTTATCGATTCAGCTAATATGGAAGCTAATTTCAAGCCAATTGAAGTACATGAAGTTAATGGCCTTTGAGAAAATAATCAAAACACAGTTGAAGCTGATTTAGCAATCAAACTTATTAAAGAAAATATTAATAAATACAACAAAATCATTTTGTTGTGCTTCAATGCTAAACAACAAGATTCAATTACCACAAGCATTTTCAAAAATCATCCTGAATTAGAAAAAGCAATTAATAATGGAAACTTGTTATTAAGAAACATTGAAAATATTCAAGGCGATGAAGCTGATTTAGTTATAGCTTCAGTAGCTTATGATAAAGATACAGCAATTCACTCAACTTATGTTGGACGTCCTGGCGGTATGAATGCGTTAAATGTGGCAGTTAGTCGTGCTAAGGATAAAATGATTGTTATTAAATCACTTAAATCTAGTGACTTAACTATAATGACAGGTAATGAAGATGCTATTATGTTCAAACATTGACTTGAATTCTTAGAATTAAGTGACATTGAAAGAAAAAACTTCTTACACTTAGAAGATGAAGAACAAAATAATAATCAATTGCAAACCATTGAAACTGAACCAGTTGAAGTTGAGAATTCATTATTAAATCAAGAAATCAAAAGCACAATTCTTGAAGCAATTAAAGATAAACCTTATCTAAAATTAATTCCAAATGAAACACTTGGAACACTTAAAGTTGATTATGTTTTAAGAAGAAAACATGAACCAATAATGACATTTATGATCGATGATTACAAATATGTTAATAATCCTGAAGACTTTGTTATTTTTAAAGACTTGTGTAAATTTATTAGATCTAAAAAATATATTGTTTATAAACTAGATCGAATTTTATGAGAAGATAAAAAAGAAGAAATTCTTGAAACTATTAATAGTATTGAACCAGTTGATATGACTCAAGTAGTTGAAGTAACTAAAGAAATACCAACAACTCAATTAGAAATTCTTGAAGCAACAAACCAAGAAATTAAAGAAGCAAATGAAGTTATTGAAGAAGAAAATCAAGTTAAAGCAATAATAATTAATGAAAATAGTCAAGTAATTAACGTTAATGAAGAAGACTTTATCAGTCAAGAACACTCAGATACTATTATAGTTGAAGAAATTAAAGAAGTACCAGTTTTAGATAATGAAAAGAAAGATGAAACTATTGAAGAAGTTTTAGAAAAAATTAGCCAAGATCGTGAAAACACCAAAACTCAAGAAATTGAAAAATCTAAAGAAAATACAAAAGTTGTTGAAGCTATCAAAAAAGAAGAAACAGCTCAAGACACAATTACTTTGAATGCAGAAAAAACTCAAGAAGTTGGTTTTATTAAAGATGAAGCAACTATGGTTATTGAGCTTAATGTTGAAGAACAAAATGAACAAATTCAAAGTGTTTCACATTCGACTGAAAACACTATAAAACAGGGAGAAACAAAAAATATTGAAGCTGAAAATGCAATTGAAGAACAAGAAAAAACACTTGATCAATTAATCGAAGAAGGCGATAAAATTAAACAAAGTGATTATCTTGAAAGAGAAGAAGTTCCAGTTAAAGATTTTGAAGAATCAACAAAGGAATGAGAATCAATTTTAACTCAAGAAATTGAAACTAAAGAACAAACGGAAACTCAAAATTTAAATGCTAATTAA